In Nakaseomyces glabratus chromosome A, complete sequence, the DNA window ctttggtttttttGTCGTTGCTTTTTCTGTTTGCGTTTAAAGTGCAATAGTGATTGGTTTTTATCTTtagattttattttttatgtCCTTATCACTAGGtctcattttcatatagcaatatttttgctgtttttttttactccAGGCTTTTTACTAGTGCTATTAGATTTACTACTCATACTGTTGGGAATACTAATGCTAGTATAAGGTCATACCAGAACTTGGTCTCCGCTACAGGTTATAGGatctacaaaaaaaattgtaaaagAAACAGATCAATTacaacttcaaagaaaGCAGGTCTGTTTGCTGTTTTTCtgtgatttttttttttctattttataCTGTTTTTATTGTCAATTGGAAGATGCAACAGAATTTTAACTATCATCGGGTATGATAAaatcaatttgaaaaatatatatatatggtGAAACtatgataaaaataatgcCACAAGCATTATCTAGGTGGCTGGGTGCCGGTAATCTGAGTTTGGATATATATATGCGTTTGATGAAGGCACAATGGTGGGGGTCCGATTTTAAAgatattttccttttttagttttgttattattttttgatataagCCGAATAATCATCTGAAtctaaaattgaaatgaAAGACTTCGTTAgttcttttcctttttcaaGTGGGTATCTTTACACTACTGAGATGAAAGCAATAATTGTTGATTGTACCCATACAGAAGAAAACTTagaaaaaatgaaatactaGTAcattaagaaaaaaacagcagaaaaaaaaaaagaaaagctgAAGCATTATTATACATCGTAACAAACATTTCCTCATAGATCTAATCTTTTACTTCAGCAATTTCTAGTCTCTGCAACAAATTACactaaaaaaattacaaatcTTGCACGAGTATCATAACGATGCAGTGTCAAGGTCTGAGCATACTGAGGTTATTTTGTTGGCTTGTATtatcagtttcttttctttcttccttttttgttttttttttgtatttcttttggaGTTGTCCGTTTCCCGCAACCAGACAAAGACCCCAGTATTTGTAGACTCATTCCACGGAGCAAAATGTGCTATAAGGATTATTTCTCTGTGCTTCATTTTCTACCTCGTAGATTAGGTTACGTTCAAATTTTAAGTGGCAAAACCATATCCTGATCGTCAGTACTACACCTGAGTTGTCCCGATGAGCCTCCTATTCCGTGGAAAGATGGCTTTTCCTATTGATCTAAGTGGATAAGCAGGTATTGCGTTGATCATTATAATTGTGGGTAAAACTAGGTATTAGGTCCTTCTAATAGTCATCTTTATTGTTGTAAAAATTATTTCGATGGCGTATTCATAGAATCCGAACATATATACCAACCAAATGGATTTTAAAGGAAAAAGCAAATACATTAAGGTCTGTTGTAGGAAAAGACCATATTGATTTATCTATTTAGTTGAGTAACAGAAATCACATATAGTTTTAAATTTTTGGTAATCAAAGACACTTGAAACTATAAAACATTtggttgaagaagaagtattAACTTTGCTTGGAGAAAAGCGTGCCCACACTTGCTTGGTTTTCAGGATAATAACAAGCATAGAGGCGCTGTTATTACTTAAACAATTTTTAAGTAACACATTCAAACTTCCATTACTTCGTACCCCATATCGTATTGCCATTGTGATATGGAATTAGTGTTTTATTCtgcctttttttttagaatatATTGGTAAAGTCATTCTTTAGCTACGTTATTGAGAGAATATGCAAACATTAGAAACtacatcaaaatcaaatccAGGGGAAGTCAAAGCACAGAAGCCTAgtacaagaagaacaaaagtTGGAAAAGCTTGTGATAGCTGTAGAAGgaggaaaataaaatgtaaTGGGCTAAAACCTTGTCCATCTTGTACAATCTATGGCTGTGAATGTACATATACTGATGCAAAATCGACAAAAAATCTCAAATCAAATGATGCAGGTAAATCAAAACCAACAGGGAGAGTATCAAAGAATAAAGAAACTACTAGAGTCGACAAAGATATTAGGAAATTAGAGCAGCAGTATGTCCCTATTAATGCTAATATTCATGTTGGTCCCAGGTTCCCCTCCgagaatatattgaatgGATATCCACAATGTGGAGCACCACAGAACAATGTTGTGGGTAATCCACTAGCGGTTAATACTCAATGCCATAGAGGTCTTTCTGAAACTCCTATGTCCTCAACATTCAAAGAATCTAACTTAAGAGATGATCGGCTACTACAGTCATCAGATACAGATGATATGAGGAATGGTGACTCGGAAGAAAGGGACTTGAAAGGGAGTGACAGCGAGAATGTCAAAAGTAAAGACAATAAAAGTGATCCTTTGATTATATACAAAGATGATACACATATTGAAAGCACGGTTAATAAACTAACACAGGCAGTTAATGAACTCAAATCACTTCAAAATGCACCCAGTTCGATAAAATCATCCATTGACGCCATTGAGTTACAACTTAGAAACATTTTAGACAACTGGAAACCAGAGGTAGATTTCGAGAAAGCAAAGATTAATGAAAGTGCCACCACTAAGTCACTTGAAACAAACTTGCTGAGGAATAAATACACTAATCACGTTCATTTAACAAGATTTAGGATATGGATAGATTATAAAAATGCGAACAAAAACAATCATTTTATGGGAGAGTGTGGATTTAGTCTTGCAGAATCTTTTTTTGCTTCTAATCAGCCATTGGTCGATGAATTGTTTGGGTTGTATTCCCAGGTAGAGGCCTTTTCTTTGCAAGGTCTTGGTTACTGTGTTCACCTTTATGAGCCATATATGAAAACTGAGGAAGCGATAAAACTGATGAAAGAGACcttatatattatactaCGGTTTATTGATATATGTGTTCACCATATCAATGAAGAGTCGATATCGATTGCCAACCCGTTAGAAACATATTTACGAAAAAAACATCTAATGCCTATGACTCCTACACCAAGGTCGTCCTATGGAAGTCCACAAAGTGCTAGTACAAAGAGCTTGGTAAGTAAGATAATAGAGAGAATACCGCAACCGTTTATTGAGAGTGTAACTAATGTGTCGAGTCTTCAACTATTAGATCTTCGAGATGACGAGTCAAAAATGTTTGGAACATTGCTGAACATGTGTAAGTCTATAAGGCGAAAATTTGACTCTGTTATGAGCGATTACGATTCCATTGTCACAGAAAAATCCGAAGGCGAACAAAATGATGGTAAAGTAACTGTAGCTGAGTTCACATCTTTGTGTGAAGCGGAAGAAATGCTCTTAGCATTATGCTATAACTATTATAATCTGACGTTATAcagtttctttgaatttggGACTAATATTGAATACATGGAACATCTgttgcttcttcttgaagaacaGCTTGCTCTCGACGAATACTATGGTTTTGAAAAGGTCTTGAATGTAGCTGTTGCAAATGCTAAAAAAATGGGTTTCCACCGTTGGGAGTTTTACGTCGGCTATGAAGAGTCGACTGCTGAAAAGAGGCGGCTACTATGGTGGAAGTTATACAATTATGAAAAAGCCAGTACTATGAAGAAgggttttttttctgtgaTTGATGATGCTACTGTCAACTGTTTATTACCTAAGATTTTTAGAAACTTTGGCTATCTGGATAGGGTGGAGTTTCtagaaaatattcaaaagcCAATGGATCTTAGTGTGTTTTCCGATGTTCCAATTTCTGTCCTTTGTAAATACGGTGAGTTGGCCCTTACAATAGTTACCAGTGAGtttcatgaaaaatttttatatGCTGATAGATACACTTCTATTCGAAATTCCGCGAAACCGCCGACATTAAAAAACCAATTAATTAAGGAAATTGTGGATGGTATAGCTTATACAGAGACATCATATGAGGCAATCAGAAAGCAAACTGCAAAACTATGGGATATTGCATTAGGTAAGGTGACCAAAgataaaatcaataaaGAAGATACAGCAGCAGCTAGCAAATTTACTTTGAGTTATGAATATCACAGATTCAGGCTAATCAATATGGCAGACAATTTAATTGCTAGACTAATGGTGAAACCAAAATCAGATTGGCTAATATCAGTCATGAAGGGGCATCTTAACAGACTATATGAGCACTGGAAAGTAATGAATGAAATTATCCTAAGTATGGACAACGATTATTCAATTGCAACAACGTTCGAATATTATGCACCATCATGTCTGTGTTTAGCTACGCAGACTTTCCTTATTGTGAGGAATATGGAAATGGATGATGTCAAGATGATGGTTGCAGTATATAAAAGATTTCTTAACCTAGGAATGTTTTTGCAGAGTGCCAAAGTATGCAGCCTTGCCGATAGTCATACATTCAGAGATTTTTCTAGatctttttcctttattACGATAATTTCAAGATTGATGATAATCGAATTTATGCAAATTAAAGAATTGACGAAGGTAGAGTTTATTGAGAAGTTTTCTGAAGTATGCCCTGACCTTGCAGATCTACCTCCGATGCTTCTAGATCCAAACTCTTgcttatatttttcattgttaCAGCAGATTAAGAAATCTGGTTTTACGTTGtcattcaaaaaaattcttgaagaCGCTAGAATGATGGACTTCAATTACGACCGCAATTTGGACTCAGAGGCCATTAAAAAGTGCAATGGTGAATTTAGCAAGTCAATGCCTTCCTGTACCAATGTCTCAGATACCACCACCGCTGTTTCTGACAATAGTGCTAAGAAGAAAGCTTCAATGGGGTCGGCGAGGGTAAATTCAACTGATACACTAACTGCATCTCCCTTATCGGGCTTAAGGAATCAAACGCAGTTGGATTCTAAAGACAGTGTTCCATCTCTCGAGGCTTATACACCAATTGATTCTGTCTCTGACGTGCCCACTGGGGAGATCAACGTTCCATTCCCTCCTGTTTATAATCAAAATGGATTGGATCAGCAAACCACTTATAATTTGGGAACTTTAGATGAGTTTGTTAACAAGGGAGATTTGAATGAACTCTATAATAGCCTATGGGGTGACCTATTTTCTGATGTTTACTTGTGATGCTATTAATTTAGACAGTGTGCATAGCCTGTataattttatatttaatCTGAAAAATCATTTTTTAGTGGTTATGTTGCATAATTTTACATGAGACTTAGACTACCTCAAATTAGCGATAACACTACAATATCTCTCATTAAAAAATTGTAGTTTAATATATGATGATTATTAAAACGTATTGTACAAATTATAActtataaaagaaaaacccTTCGATTCTGAATGAAGATTCTAACAGCAAAACTGTTTGGGTTTATTCAATATTAAGGATACCCATTATCCTTTTTCCGTGAGGAGTGTTTCTAATATTACCAACTAGTAGTGGTGTAACCAAGTCAACCAATTTCTTATACATATAAGGATTTGTGTCGCGACTAATATCCAATGCAGTCTGTAGCACATAGTTACCGAAGCTATCGTTTAACAGAGCTTGAACCTCAGCACTACCTTCGTTGATCAGTTCATTTATTATAGTTTCTGATACTACAGGAGTTCTTAATACCTTCTCAACAACGTTGGATCCAAACTTATGTACCGAAAGTTCGGTAAATCTAGGTTTCAATTGATTGACTATCTTGTAAGTGTAGTCATAATCATTTCTCTCCGTTTCTTTGGAGATAATATATTGAACCACATAATTACCAAAAGGATCAAAGGTTAGCATGTCGATATATTTCAGTAGCTTTTCACAGAGGTCTTTAAATTGAGTCTTGGTTCCGTGATCCAAACAACGCTGTAATACACAGCACCCATGTCTATGAGTGGCTATTTCACCACATTCATTGCCAGCAGCGTCGAAGATAAACTGTGAATCTTCTGGATTCAACTTCTGCAAACATTTTTGAATTACATGATTACCATTTAAGTC includes these proteins:
- the PDR1 gene encoding drug-responsive transcription factor PDR1 (CAGL0A00451g~Zinc finger transcription factor, activator of drug resistance genes via pleiotropic drug response elements (PDRE); regulates drug efflux pumps and controls multi-drug resistance; gene upregulated and/or mutated in azole-resistant strains), translated to MQTLETTSKSNPGEVKAQKPSTRRTKVGKACDSCRRRKIKCNGLKPCPSCTIYGCECTYTDAKSTKNLKSNDAGKSKPTGRVSKNKETTRVDKDIRKLEQQYVPINANIHVGPRFPSENILNGYPQCGAPQNNVVGNPLAVNTQCHRGLSETPMSSTFKESNLRDDRLLQSSDTDDMRNGDSEERDLKGSDSENVKSKDNKSDPLIIYKDDTHIESTVNKLTQAVNELKSLQNAPSSIKSSIDAIELQLRNILDNWKPEVDFEKAKINESATTKSLETNLLRNKYTNHVHLTRFRIWIDYKNANKNNHFMGECGFSLAESFFASNQPLVDELFGLYSQVEAFSLQGLGYCVHLYEPYMKTEEAIKLMKETLYIILRFIDICVHHINEESISIANPLETYLRKKHLMPMTPTPRSSYGSPQSASTKSLVSKIIERIPQPFIESVTNVSSLQLLDLRDDESKMFGTLLNMCKSIRRKFDSVMSDYDSIVTEKSEGEQNDGKVTVAEFTSLCEAEEMLLALCYNYYNLTLYSFFEFGTNIEYMEHLLLLLEEQLALDEYYGFEKVLNVAVANAKKMGFHRWEFYVGYEESTAEKRRLLWWKLYNYEKASTMKKGFFSVIDDATVNCLLPKIFRNFGYLDRVEFLENIQKPMDLSVFSDVPISVLCKYGELALTIVTSEFHEKFLYADRYTSIRNSAKPPTLKNQLIKEIVDGIAYTETSYEAIRKQTAKLWDIALGKVTKDKINKEDTAAASKFTLSYEYHRFRLINMADNLIARLMVKPKSDWLISVMKGHLNRLYEHWKVMNEIILSMDNDYSIATTFEYYAPSCLCLATQTFLIVRNMEMDDVKMMVAVYKRFLNLGMFLQSAKVCSLADSHTFRDFSRSFSFITIISRLMIIEFMQIKELTKVEFIEKFSEVCPDLADLPPMLLDPNSCLYFSLLQQIKKSGFTLSFKKILEDARMMDFNYDRNLDSEAIKKCNGEFSKSMPSCTNVSDTTTAVSDNSAKKKASMGSARVNSTDTLTASPLSGLRNQTQLDSKDSVPSLEAYTPIDSVSDVPTGEINVPFPPVYNQNGLDQQTTYNLGTLDEFVNKGDLNELYNSLWGDLFSDVYL